The genomic stretch GATTGTCATGTCTGGTTAGTTGTTATTTTTGTCGATTGTGAGTGTGCCCTGTCTGAGTCCTACTTAGCCATGTCTTAGTTGACATTTACGGCTTGGCCAAGGCAATTCTATGTATGTGTGCGTTTTTTGTTGATACGCATGCAGGTTGTAATCTTGCATAAGATTTGTGAGAAAGAAATCAAAGGGAAAAGGGGGCACGTGAGGTGCCACTGCCGAAATATGCCTACTCATGTCTATGCGTGATTTGTTTAGGTGAATAATTGTTGGGTTAATAGCCAACATCCCTCTTACATTTAATTGGTTGAGATGGATTTGCGTGTGAATTGATACATTGTGGCTATGTGCATGCAAATTAGTAGGACACACAATTCAGATACCCTTTCTGCATACCAAAGGTTGTAACCTTTCTTTCTCCAAATGTATGATGGATTTCTGTACAGATTTTGAAGTGTCTAATTGTACTGGGTGTGCGATGTTGAAATGGTAAAACGCACTTGATAtgcttgttcacaaaccctaaccCTTGTAATTCTGATGATGCAGGGGAGGGTAAATGTCTCAGCAACATATAATACGAGGCACCAAACTGTTGATGGTTCAGTAGTTGCTCGTGGAGAAATCTGGAGGTTTGAagcatcacgcggtggttcaacttATGGAAATAACAGTGGCCCTCCTTTCCTTATTCAATTGGGTCCTATAATTTTTGTCCGAGACTCTACATTTCTTTTCCCTATTAATCTGTCAGAGCAACACCTTGTTTGGTATGGTTATGATCGCAAGGTACTTTTCATTCTCTTGATATATGAAATTGCTCATGTTCATTACTTTCTCCTTATCATTCACATGATTGATGAGAACATTGTATAATTTGCTTTGTTCTTTTAACGATGATTATCTCCCTGGCTGAATATACATTACAATGTAGGTTAAAATGTGAACTATACTGTGAGAGGGTTAATATTATGGAATGTTATTTTTTACTTGTTGATTATTCATGCAATCATCAAGTGATAGTATACAATTAGGGAATGCTGGTCTTCCTTCATACTAATTTTTTGCAATTTTTGTTCTGTTAGCTATCCTTTTCATACTGTTCCGTCGAAGCCTGCAATTTGCAATACCTTACTCCTTCCTGAAATCCTGCTTTATCATCCTGCTCAACACTATAGTTTAAGATGCAAAAAATGTGGATTCTATAATGCAATCATATTTCTGCCTCCAGATAcataaaaatgatttaaatgctaAGTTCATATCTAGCAGATCCAATTCTTAATTATTTATGCATTTGAACTATTCTCCATTATATGCATGTATTTTACAGACCTGTTTGTGCTAAATTATCGATCACATCAAGTAGTTGCTATACCTATTCTTATCGTCTATTCGAGCTCTTCGTGTGTATGGTTGGCGGATATTTTTCTACCTGCACGTACTTAAAACGTATTCATTTATTGTAGAACGGAGTTCATTCCATATGTCCAGCAATCTGGTCAAAGCATAAAAAATGGTTGTTAATGTCCATGATGTGCCTCAACCCGGTATCCTGTGTAAGTAGACATGTTATTTCCCTTATCTTGCTTCTTTTACCCTCTGTTGATTTGTTTCCTAGTATCTATCCAGTGTCAGCTGTATTGCAATTTCAGTTACTAGTTTTTATGGATCataaaacgttgaccaacgggggaatgatccctcccttggctatacgttgttaggtaggatgatACTATCCCTGCGGATGGATgctaggatgataacccggtTTAAAGTCCGCCCCTCCCAGAGAAATTACTGCTAGGCGGGGATtcgaacctgggtgggctggctgcgcactcgctagCCTTGCCACTGAGTTTATGGATCATCAGTCTATATACTAAGAACAATTGCCGTATAATTGGATTAGCTATACAAATGTTTATCTTGCTTTCCCCTTATATTTTACCATTGTGTGATCAAAAGACGCATGTGTCTGATGGCTATCACTGTTTTTGTTGTCGCAATAGGCATTGCCATTTACTTTGGATACAAATTTTATGAAGAAAACAAAGACAATGAAACTTGTCCATGCGCAGTGCACAAATACCTTTTTAATGTGTTGGAAACATTTGAATCTAAAAGGAATGCACTGATTTTTTTGGCATGACTGTTTGTGAAGTTCATTAGTTGGCAATTGTGTAGCTGGCAAATTTACCGAAGGCCATCATCCTACATATCTGACACTTGCTACCATCTTATCATCttcccatgttttttttttttgcagtccTTCATGGATGTGCAATTTCCAAATGGGCAGTTAACATATGTTGCTGGTGAGGGGATAACAGCAAGTGGTTTTCTCCCATTAGTTGGTGGATTACTTCAAGTCCATGGAAAATGTCCTGGAGAAACCAAACTGAGCTTCTCCTTCAAGGTTGGTTAATGCTAGCTTTGTAATTAACTTATTACATAAATTTTGTTTGTGTTTGTAAAATCTTAAAAACATTTAACTTTCTAGAGTCTAGAACTATTTTGTTTACATAAAAGGCAGGCATTCTGCCCATTTCATTAAGATAGGAAAAAAATGGAGAATTGTCAAGAACAATAATATTTTAAACAGAAAACATATATTACACTTGCTATTTTTATGATCTATATCAAATTTAACACTACTCAATCTTCTTGCAGTCAGTTACTGATTTTTTCACTtgtcatttaattttttttttccattGAAGAGCGCACAAGGCACAAGGTTTACCCCTGCGTTTCAATGGCCTGACAATTCTCTGTCATTTGAATCTTCCCAAGCTGTAGCATGGAAAAAGTATGGCCTTATGGTGAAACCGAGCGTCCAAGTCAGGTAGTTAACTATACACACTTGCTCAAAGCCGCTTTTGATATCTCAACTCAGTAACAAGCTGGATTGTTATTAGTCATAATTAAAATATTCAGTTTGTAGTATTTTCTGGGTCTTTGTCCTTACTGCTATGATGTCAATGTTTTGGAGGTTTGCCCATAGTTAATGTCAAACTGGCAATTGGTTAATATTAAATATTACTGAGTGAAACAATATCAAAACATGTGAATTTGGATCACGCTCCATCTGCCTCTCAGCATATCACACTTGCATTAGTATGTTCATTTTTTTGGCATATGGCAGTCCAAATTCTTCTTGAGTCATTTTCTGTTTCTGTAGCTAGTGAACTACGTAGACTTCTTCTGTACCAGTACTTATTTTGCAATCATGTATTGCACGTTTTGTATTGAACAATCTGTTCTCAAATTATAGATAATCTCATCCATGTAACCACTTGCACCAGTGTTTGCCCCACTTTCGGAGGAAGTGATCCTGGCATAAAGGCAGAGATTGTCCATTCATTGAAGGAGGAACTCAGTGTGATGTACGGCTTGTCTTGCTCAAGACATCCTTCGGCTTTCACATCTCTTTCTGTAAGCCCTTCAGATCTTGTTTATAGAAGTGTTCCTTATCAACGTGTTCTACTGCAAAGCACGGACTGATGCCCTTGTAATTATGGTGCTATGGTATGGCAGCTTGGGCGATCTAAGACGAATGGTGAAGTCCGCAGTTCAGGGGTTGTAATCACCATGGAAGCACCCCTTGATAACATGGGAAGGCCGTCATTATCTGTTCAACTGAATGGAGGTTTTGAGTTCTGACCTCGCCCATCCAGCTGTACATTGATAGTATAGTGTACATATTGTTCAATGCCCGTAGTCACTCCTTTATATTCTGGAGGTAGCTAGTTTGTCAACCTATGAAGCGTATGCGTGGATGTGGTTTGAACCAGTTTTTCTTCTCGAACCAAATATGTAGTAGTACTGGAGTAGTGTAATTCAAAAGACCAGTTATACCAGTCCATCACTTGcctacacaaaagcatgatggctACCAAGGCCACAATACAACCATCGCCGATGAATGGTGAAGCCTGCAGTTTTTGACAGTAATCACTATGGAAGCACCCCTTGATGACATGGGATGATGGGAAGACCATCTCTATCTGTTCAACTGAATGGAGGTTTCGAGTTCTGACCCAGTCCCTGCAAGCTCTACAACTGTACATAGTTAACTTAGTATATTGTACATATGTAAGATGTCCATAGTCCAAACACCTTTTGTCTCAACCTATGAAACGTATGTGTATTAGTGGTTTGAACCAATTTTCCTTTTGAAACCAGATATTATGAAGTAATGTTAGtgtaactagcacagtggccctcgtgaGTACCatgaaataaaatttaaataaaaaagaaaaagaaaaatgcatGTCGCATCTAACGTGGCTGGCCCTCTTGAACATGGCCTTCGCTATACACCTACTGTCGGCAAGGTTCTGCTAGTAGAGGCGGAACTGCGGGGCCACATGGTAGTCATCCATGCTGACAGCTATGGTTTTGGTGATGGATACCCCTGGCATAACGACATGTTTGTCGATGTTCGGTACCAGAAACCCTTGCATACCCACATGTATGCTGAAGGCTAGGTTATGCCTAAGGTTATTTTGGATCGCACGGCATGTCTACCTGTATGACCCCTACATTGTGTCACATGTCTGAGTTTTAAACATAACCTAAATCATTTTTTTGTAGCCACATGATACGTACATGGATAACTGGATATTGATTAGATTAATTTATCTGGAATTTCTACCGTTGTATATTCCGAAAGCCTCTAATATGGTCATCGACGAACACCTACCGTCATCAAGCTTTAGTTACTCTGGAGGAACTGTAGGGCCATGTGGCAGGAATCTTTGCCACCGGCTATCGTTTTTCTGACGGGCACCCTCTACATAATGACATGTATGCCGATGGCCAAATTTTGCCGAAGCTCTATCCCAGAAAACCCCTGCATACCCGCCTGTATGCTGGCGACCATCTTGGAGCGCTCGGCATATTGGCTTGTATGCCGACGGACCGCACATCATGCCAACTCTCTGTGTTTTAAACAAATCGTGAATCAAATTTTGGCTGCCTCATGATAGGTGGATCAACTTTTGGTTGCCTCATGCCAATTCCGATGATGTGGATTGGAAAAAGCGTTAGGCGTAAGCGATGCGGTTAGCATTGGCCTAGTGTCTAGACGATGCTTAAGTGTCCTAGGCGTAGCTTAGGTGGGAATAATTTATACCATCAAATGTGTATATGGATTACTGTATGTGAATACACATTAATTTGGAGCATGTAAATGCGTAATGTTCTAATAACTACCTTTTGAATATTTTCCATCTAGCTCGTTAGTGAACAGTGGCAAAATTTCTCATCCAGGAAGACAATTTCTTGGTTGCACTGTCTAGACTTGCCCTTATGCTCTAGCCGAGGCATTTGTCCATCGTCTAGTGCCTAAGCGTTGCCTAGGCGACGCCTTGTCCAATAGAGGGATCAACAAATTTTTCTTTCCTAGGGAAGGTGTCACGTAGGTGTCAAAGTGTATGTCCATAAAATATACACGCGTATATGTTAAAAAAAATCTGTTAAAATTACATAtctaacatttaaaataattatgATGATGTGGATCAACGTAGTTCCTCTATTTTAGACAcgcgtattgtgcttttagtatataatatagTTTCCTCGTGATAGTACGTGAATAACTGGATATTAATTAGATCAATTTTATGGAAATTCCTTTCGTAGAGGTATTAGTCTTTTATATTTGACCAATCTACATTCCAATTAAAATGTAGACATTTTTATCGCTAAATTATTGCAATACAATTAGTTAGGATTAGAATCTTAACTGAAAGTCAATTTCAACTTTTTGTTTCACGTGCAATAAACGTGATGATTTTATTTTTGGCCAGGAATACGGGAAGGTGCTTATACATGGAACGTTTTCAGActacttcttttatttttctttcttaagGAGGGTGTCAAGTACATGTCCAAGCATATGTCCACAAAATATATGCGTATTATATGTTACGTAATTTTTTAAAATCTTCTCCACTAAAATTACAGATCTAACTGCTAGAATAATT from Lolium rigidum isolate FL_2022 chromosome 4, APGP_CSIRO_Lrig_0.1, whole genome shotgun sequence encodes the following:
- the LOC124707740 gene encoding uncharacterized protein LOC124707740 isoform X2, producing MEISLDALLGAQRDLADRLAQGVSGLLLHVQPPHKLIPFAFAFDIELPPVPFVRDDLPAAAVASLAEIGDRLGQAGSGLGGAVQHLSRQLPLPFLLSEVSRRRRREVYPPPPAAGDSGLAAQGGLALERAEDRDPLEVAAAAAAAATGSAAAATGNGALRVDESDEEDDELGFEIGTFGRFKRHKGRVNVSATYNTRHQTVDGSVVARGEIWRFEASRGGSTYGNNSGPPFLIQLGPIIFVRDSTFLFPINLSEQHLVWYGYDRKNGVHSICPAIWSKHKKWLLMSMMCLNPVSCSFMDVQFPNGQLTYVAGEGITASGFLPLVGGLLQVHGKCPGETKLSFSFKSAQGTRFTPAFQWPDNSLSFESSQAVAWKKYGLMVKPSVQVR
- the LOC124707740 gene encoding uncharacterized protein LOC124707740 isoform X1 — encoded protein: MEISLDALLGAQRDLADRLAQGVSGLLLHVQPPHKLIPFAFAFDIELPPVPFVRDDLPAAAVASLAEIGDRLGQAGSGLGGAVQHLSRQLPLPFLLSEVSRRRRREVYPPPPAAGDSGLAAQGGLALERAEDRDPLEVAAAAAAAATGSAAAATGNGALRVDESDEEDDELGFEIGTFGRFKRHKGRVNVSATYNTRHQTVDGSVVARGEIWRFEASRGGSTYGNNSGPPFLIQLGPIIFVRDSTFLFPINLSEQHLVWYGYDRKNGVHSICPAIWSKHKKWLLMSMMCLNPVSCSFMDVQFPNGQLTYVAGEGITASGFLPLVGGLLQVHGKCPGETKLSFSFKSAQGTRFTPAFQWPDNSLSFESSQAVAWKKYGLMVKPSVQVSVCPTFGGSDPGIKAEIVHSLKEELSVMYGLSCSRHPSAFTSLSLGRSKTNGEVRSSGVVITMEAPLDNMGRPSLSVQLNGGFEF